The following coding sequences lie in one Rutidosis leptorrhynchoides isolate AG116_Rl617_1_P2 chromosome 6, CSIRO_AGI_Rlap_v1, whole genome shotgun sequence genomic window:
- the LOC139855044 gene encoding uncharacterized protein produces the protein MEGKKEDIAVLVKLDKKGIDIDSVLCPNCTNVGESVDHCLVSCSNAALIWNKVLRWWNINCNSSSIDDLFALSPLGSNTQCKIIWEGITWITVYYIWKNRNAKVFGKKILSIDATLQEIQIRGFEWMKVRYNKVFFEWAHWVNDPMSMLNPEPP, from the coding sequence ATGGAGGGTAAAAAGGAGGATATTGCTGTTTTAGTGAAACTAGACAAAAAGGGCATTGATATTGACTCGGTGCTATGTCCTAACTGCACAAATGTTGGTGAATCAGTGGATCATTGCCTCGTTTCATGCTCAAACGCGGCCTTAATATGGAACAAGGTGCTTAGATGGTGGAACATAAATTGTAACTCCTCgtcgattgatgatttgtttgctcTCTCACCCTTGGGGTCCAATACACAATGCAAAATCATATGGGAAGGCATAACATGGATCACTGTTTACTACATATGGAAGAATAGAAACGCGAAAGTTTTCGGCAAAAAGATTTTGAGTATTGACGCAACGCTTCAAGAAATTCAGATTCGTGGGTTCGAATGGATGAAAGTTAGGTACAATAAGGTTTTCTTTGAGTGGGCTCATTGGGTAAACGACCCAATGTCGATGTTAAACCCTGAACCACCTTGA